The proteins below come from a single Nitrospiraceae bacterium genomic window:
- a CDS encoding AtpZ/AtpI family protein produces the protein MTENPEKQPLREETPMARQVGTKAARKLKAQRHTTRTIWFGLGMMGLIGWSVAIPTLLGASLGLWLDKQYPGPHSWTLTLLFIGLIIGCVNAWHWVTKEDQEIRAEQENHHE, from the coding sequence ATGACTGAGAACCCGGAAAAGCAGCCTCTCAGGGAAGAGACGCCCATGGCCCGGCAGGTCGGCACGAAAGCTGCGCGCAAACTCAAGGCGCAGCGTCACACGACGCGGACCATTTGGTTTGGATTGGGGATGATGGGGCTGATCGGTTGGTCGGTGGCCATTCCGACGCTACTGGGCGCATCGCTCGGTCTCTGGTTGGACAAACAGTATCCCGGACCCCACTCATGGACACTCACCCTGCTCTTTATCGGCCTGATCATCGGTTGCGTGAACGCGTGGCATTGGGTGACCAAGGAGGACCAGGAAATTCGTGCCGAACAGGAGAATCACCATGAATGA
- a CDS encoding pentapeptide repeat-containing protein → MKPGGSWIEGLMGVVFIGWLMASGAYGEHLDVSGDLTGNSPDCHGAFLGKQVPEETLTRMFAAHARWLADHQDPKGVQADLCGADLSGVDFREEDLSGANFQGANLTRAVFTTAKLVHVNFQKANLTEASFYSVDMRGATVSGARARLADFRKADLTQANFTGADLREANLAESRFRLGILRGADLEEAYLVRADFEMANLAEASLIRVDGREASFQRALLVNVKLLDADLNRSNLQEADLRSADLSGADLGLANLNEAVLTHANLREANLDRAVLFQANLEGANCAGASFQNTDLLGANLANSHLLRATLDEAYLAKANLHGANLEGADVSWANLVEADLSQSNLEFAVLFRTNLQEAKLDGARLYGADLRGANLEKASFQGTHLEGVAIRYAQGLNQAQLNQACVDARTRLPEGLLGPSPCLR, encoded by the coding sequence ATGAAACCAGGAGGATCGTGGATCGAAGGGTTGATGGGGGTCGTATTCATCGGATGGCTGATGGCCTCCGGAGCCTATGGGGAGCATCTGGATGTGTCCGGTGACCTTACAGGCAACTCCCCTGACTGTCATGGGGCATTCCTCGGCAAACAGGTTCCGGAAGAGACGTTGACCCGGATGTTTGCCGCACATGCCCGTTGGCTCGCCGACCATCAAGATCCCAAAGGGGTGCAGGCCGATTTATGCGGGGCCGATCTGTCCGGGGTCGATTTTCGGGAAGAAGATTTGAGCGGGGCCAACTTTCAAGGGGCCAATCTGACGCGTGCCGTGTTCACCACAGCCAAGTTAGTCCATGTGAATTTTCAAAAAGCTAACCTCACCGAAGCTTCTTTCTACTCGGTGGATATGCGCGGAGCCACAGTCTCAGGTGCTAGGGCACGGTTGGCGGATTTTCGAAAAGCCGATTTGACCCAGGCCAATTTCACAGGAGCCGATCTGCGAGAAGCGAATCTCGCAGAGTCCCGTTTCCGCCTGGGTATATTACGAGGCGCCGATTTGGAGGAGGCCTATCTGGTCAGGGCGGATTTCGAAATGGCCAATTTGGCGGAGGCGTCTCTTATTCGAGTGGATGGCCGAGAAGCCAGTTTTCAGCGGGCCTTACTCGTCAATGTCAAACTTTTGGATGCGGATTTAAACCGAAGCAATTTGCAAGAAGCCGATCTTCGCTCGGCCGATTTGTCCGGTGCGGATTTGGGTTTAGCCAATCTGAATGAGGCCGTGCTGACGCATGCCAATCTCCGTGAAGCGAATTTGGACAGGGCCGTCCTGTTTCAGGCCAATCTCGAAGGAGCCAATTGCGCCGGGGCAAGTTTTCAGAATACCGACCTGCTTGGGGCGAATTTAGCGAATAGCCATCTCTTGCGGGCGACATTGGATGAAGCCTATCTTGCGAAGGCGAATTTGCACGGGGCAAATCTGGAAGGCGCCGATGTCTCGTGGGCGAACCTGGTTGAAGCGGATCTTTCACAGAGCAATCTGGAATTTGCCGTGCTGTTCCGTACCAATCTGCAAGAGGCCAAACTGGATGGGGCGAGGTTGTACGGGGCCGATCTTCGGGGAGCGAATCTCGAAAAAGCCTCTTTTCAAGGCACGCATTTGGAGGGTGTGGCCATTCGGTATGCCCAAGGATTAAACCAGGCACAACTGAATCAGGCTTGTGTCGATGCACGAACCCGGTTGCCGGAAGGATTGCTGGGACCGTCGCCATGCCTGCGCTGA
- a CDS encoding CBS domain-containing protein: MFTLFEPGGMRVPYVPGSFRQRHVEKISKASPAGRVKVGHENLPSVSQKNTGPSPLQARLYEQVESFTQSSRAKIFARDIMSFPVVTLSVTSSLSQAWAVVHSKRFRHIPILDAKDVVVGMLSDRDLFRGTMESVLSGETASHTQAGGSIRSLVSRPVLVASPETELRALARVLLEEHIGALPIVSEVVGLLVGMITRSDILRALVAHPDFDQWV; the protein is encoded by the coding sequence ATGTTCACCTTATTTGAGCCGGGGGGCATGCGGGTCCCCTATGTGCCGGGTTCGTTCCGGCAGAGACATGTCGAGAAAATTTCGAAGGCCTCTCCCGCTGGCCGGGTGAAGGTCGGGCACGAAAACCTTCCTTCGGTTTCTCAGAAGAATACCGGACCATCTCCCTTGCAGGCCCGCTTATATGAACAAGTTGAATCGTTCACGCAATCTTCCCGAGCAAAGATTTTTGCCAGGGACATCATGTCCTTTCCTGTCGTCACGCTTTCTGTGACGTCCTCACTTTCCCAAGCCTGGGCTGTGGTGCATTCCAAGCGATTTCGACACATTCCTATTCTCGATGCAAAGGACGTCGTGGTCGGGATGTTATCCGATCGCGATTTGTTCCGGGGAACCATGGAGTCGGTTCTTTCGGGAGAAACCGCGTCTCATACACAAGCCGGAGGTTCTATTCGAAGTCTGGTCAGTCGCCCGGTCCTCGTCGCGTCCCCTGAAACGGAGCTTCGCGCACTGGCGAGAGTGTTGTTGGAGGAACACATTGGCGCATTGCCGATTGTGTCTGAAGTCGTGGGCTTATTAGTGGGCATGATTACCAGAAGCGATATTCTGCGTGCCCTGGTTGCCCATCCCGACTTTGACCAATGGGTATAA
- a CDS encoding universal stress protein has product MKTPTAPVKYKTILIPVDDSSQAKEAVRSVQALSLPERVLLLHTISIPQLAYPGTGMSVGHDFSGAAEKALREEGARILEKAASLLPPECGKVSQHLEIGIPASVILSMAQHESADLIIMGSRGLGTIKEHLIGSVSHRIATHASCHVLLVKAPVIPFNNILLLIEHPLDAGWAIEFLSQQPFRVTPHVSVLHVIPFAQPLLPVSALLPDSWKKELQNGGARLTKDVSDKLSSLGYSVESMVEPGAPSSVIQRQISRLQPQLVLMGTPGRSPLQRLAHGSVSHATIHHSPCSVLLIREPTSHAPA; this is encoded by the coding sequence ATGAAAACTCCAACCGCGCCAGTGAAATACAAAACGATTTTGATTCCTGTGGATGATTCGTCACAGGCGAAGGAGGCTGTTCGAAGCGTACAGGCTTTGTCTCTTCCGGAACGCGTGCTGCTGCTCCACACCATTTCCATACCTCAACTCGCCTATCCGGGAACAGGGATGAGTGTCGGTCATGACTTTTCCGGGGCCGCGGAAAAGGCGTTGCGGGAAGAAGGCGCTCGAATCCTCGAAAAGGCCGCTTCCCTTTTGCCACCCGAATGCGGGAAGGTCTCTCAACACCTTGAAATTGGGATTCCCGCTTCGGTCATTCTCTCGATGGCGCAGCACGAATCGGCGGATCTCATCATCATGGGGTCGCGCGGTCTGGGAACCATTAAAGAACATCTGATTGGAAGCGTCTCCCACCGGATCGCCACCCACGCATCGTGCCATGTCCTTCTCGTCAAGGCTCCCGTTATCCCGTTCAACAACATTCTTCTTCTCATCGAACATCCTCTTGATGCCGGATGGGCCATTGAGTTTTTATCCCAGCAGCCTTTTCGAGTCACGCCTCATGTCTCCGTGCTGCATGTCATCCCCTTTGCCCAGCCTCTTCTCCCGGTTAGCGCACTCCTACCTGACTCCTGGAAGAAAGAACTCCAGAATGGAGGAGCCCGTTTAACGAAAGACGTTTCGGACAAACTCTCAAGCCTGGGGTATTCCGTAGAGAGTATGGTTGAACCAGGGGCTCCTTCCTCAGTCATTCAACGACAGATCTCACGGCTTCAACCCCAGTTAGTCCTCATGGGTACTCCCGGTCGTTCGCCGCTTCAACGACTGGCACACGGGAGTGTATCTCATGCGACCATTCATCACTCCCCCTGCTCCGTGCTCTTGATTCGTGAACCAACTTCACACGCTCCGGCTTGA
- a CDS encoding DUF2892 domain-containing protein: MKKYRNIGHHERVIRVGVGFLLLALSGFSFLPGWGDLILMIVGLIALLTGIIGYCPAWQALGINTCPLQKPEHPLSRSNPTGHEQADASSHRS; encoded by the coding sequence ATGAAAAAGTATCGTAACATCGGACACCATGAACGAGTAATACGCGTCGGGGTCGGGTTTCTCCTGCTTGCCTTATCAGGATTTTCTTTCCTACCGGGGTGGGGGGATTTAATCCTCATGATTGTCGGCCTTATCGCCTTGTTGACCGGCATTATAGGATACTGCCCGGCGTGGCAGGCCTTGGGCATAAATACATGCCCACTCCAAAAACCTGAGCATCCGCTTTCACGCTCTAATCCGACAGGTCACGAACAGGCGGATGCCTCATCCCACCGATCGTAA
- a CDS encoding universal stress protein — MGDGLFQKILIPVDFAPSSREAFLVGLRLARSFQSEVILLHVIDTKSLNALNALGLALPSEEKVQKKRLHHQARLLARGLLALPEAKGIKITRLLSEGNPFIEIARMTRTEQVDLVVMGSYGGQTGDITRIFFGSTAEKVVRTVTCPVLCVPHPYHKRQPFTDVDAVSNPLKTDTKKKPTKPSSVSRKRK, encoded by the coding sequence ATGGGTGACGGTTTGTTTCAAAAAATTCTGATACCCGTCGATTTTGCTCCATCCTCACGGGAGGCGTTTCTGGTAGGTCTTCGTCTCGCACGAAGTTTTCAATCAGAGGTCATACTCCTTCATGTCATCGACACCAAATCCCTTAATGCCCTGAACGCTCTTGGGCTCGCGCTGCCCTCGGAGGAGAAAGTTCAAAAAAAACGATTACATCATCAGGCTCGTCTTCTGGCACGGGGCCTGCTGGCATTGCCTGAAGCCAAAGGGATAAAAATCACGCGTTTACTCAGCGAAGGGAACCCTTTTATAGAAATTGCCCGCATGACACGAACAGAACAGGTCGACCTTGTCGTCATGGGTAGTTATGGCGGGCAAACAGGGGATATTACCAGGATTTTTTTTGGCAGTACGGCAGAAAAAGTGGTTCGCACCGTGACATGTCCAGTGCTTTGCGTCCCGCATCCTTACCACAAACGACAGCCCTTCACCGATGTTGATGCGGTATCCAACCCGCTCAAAACGGACACGAAAAAGAAGCCCACCAAACCCTCATCCGTTTCAAGAAAAAGGAAATAA
- a CDS encoding CBS domain-containing protein translates to MATPNLHIKARDLMQTRMVAVTRQYSARDLSILIHSGTFSGVPVIEPGNHLVGMVTEFDVLKALVEGKDLHELKAEDVMTTNPVTVEETATAQEIVNHMIKHQIIRIPVVRDGKLLGMISRTDLLNHLIDNHLINVYGG, encoded by the coding sequence ATGGCTACACCGAATCTTCATATTAAGGCCCGTGATCTTATGCAAACCCGCATGGTCGCGGTCACTCGTCAGTATAGTGCTCGCGACCTCTCGATTCTCATCCATTCGGGCACGTTTAGCGGAGTCCCTGTTATCGAACCGGGCAATCATCTGGTGGGAATGGTCACCGAATTTGATGTATTGAAAGCCCTGGTCGAGGGGAAGGATTTGCACGAGCTAAAAGCCGAAGACGTCATGACCACAAATCCGGTGACGGTTGAAGAAACCGCAACAGCACAGGAAATCGTCAACCACATGATCAAACATCAGATTATCCGCATTCCCGTCGTACGTGATGGCAAGCTTCTCGGTATGATCTCCCGCACAGACTTATTGAATCATCTGATTGATAACCATTTAATTAATGTCTATGGAGGCTAG
- a CDS encoding response regulator, whose translation MLLIATIDPILRKNLQQTLTERGDPFLLLDEGENIIESVLCHNPSLVVVDLYLTQPSGLEILRQLREKGFSGKVVVLGGQSNQSLAPEASQLGAIQIIGRPFNANQVLGAVRVASGDLD comes from the coding sequence ATGTTACTCATCGCCACCATTGACCCCATCTTGCGAAAAAATCTACAGCAGACCTTAACGGAAAGGGGCGACCCCTTTCTTTTGCTGGATGAGGGGGAAAATATTATTGAATCGGTATTATGTCATAACCCTTCTCTGGTCGTGGTGGATTTATATTTGACCCAGCCGAGCGGTCTGGAAATTTTACGTCAACTCCGTGAAAAGGGATTCTCAGGAAAGGTGGTGGTATTGGGAGGACAATCGAATCAAAGCCTCGCTCCAGAAGCCAGTCAACTGGGTGCCATTCAAATTATTGGACGTCCGTTCAACGCCAACCAGGTACTGGGCGCAGTGCGGGTCGCCAGTGGAGACTTAGACTAA
- a CDS encoding 6-phosphofructokinase, translating to MDSPSPKFAILVGGGPAPGINSVIEAATIRSRLCGVEVIGIEDGFQWLMKSDLSHTQTLTRETVSHLHFRGGSLLGTSRANPTKRPQDLSTTLTSLQKLDVTGLITIGGDDTAFSALKLAELASGRLHVVHVPKTIDNDLCLPHGMPTFGFQTARHMGVELVKNLMIDAHTTSRWYFVVTMGRKAGHLALGIGKAAGATLTLIPEEFKGTTLKLGHLTNILVGAMTKRLVQGRSDGVAVLAEGLSEFLDQDDLTLLGGVERDEHGNIRLAELDIGKVLKETVTQKLKHSDIKITIVSKNIGYELRCADPIPFDMEYTRDLGYCAAQFLLDGGNGAMVSIVNGRFTPLPFTDMVDSATGRTRVRMVDVESESYKIARAYMARLEPEDLARMETVTQYAEILHMTPDQFRSTFDTIVNSS from the coding sequence ATGGATTCCCCATCTCCTAAATTCGCCATTCTAGTCGGGGGCGGACCTGCTCCCGGCATCAATAGTGTGATTGAAGCCGCCACGATTCGAAGTCGTCTCTGTGGGGTAGAGGTGATCGGGATTGAAGATGGATTCCAATGGTTGATGAAAAGCGACCTCTCCCACACGCAAACTCTCACCCGCGAAACGGTCAGCCACTTGCACTTTCGTGGTGGCTCGTTATTGGGCACATCTCGAGCCAATCCGACCAAACGCCCTCAAGACTTATCAACCACGTTGACCTCCCTGCAAAAATTGGATGTCACCGGCCTTATCACGATTGGCGGGGATGATACAGCCTTTTCCGCATTAAAACTCGCGGAACTGGCCAGTGGGCGATTGCACGTTGTTCACGTGCCCAAAACGATTGATAACGATTTGTGCCTTCCCCATGGCATGCCGACCTTCGGGTTTCAAACGGCCCGGCACATGGGAGTCGAGCTGGTCAAAAATCTGATGATTGACGCCCATACCACATCCCGATGGTATTTTGTGGTCACCATGGGACGTAAGGCCGGACACCTGGCCTTAGGCATTGGTAAAGCGGCAGGGGCGACTCTGACGCTGATTCCTGAGGAATTCAAGGGGACCACACTCAAGCTTGGTCACTTAACCAACATTCTGGTGGGAGCCATGACCAAACGTCTGGTCCAAGGCCGCTCGGACGGCGTGGCCGTGTTAGCTGAAGGACTGTCGGAGTTTTTGGATCAGGACGACCTCACCCTCCTAGGCGGAGTTGAACGAGATGAACATGGCAATATCCGGCTGGCGGAACTGGATATCGGAAAGGTCCTGAAGGAAACCGTCACCCAAAAGCTGAAACACTCTGACATCAAGATCACCATCGTGTCCAAAAATATCGGCTATGAACTTCGTTGCGCCGACCCGATTCCGTTCGACATGGAATACACTCGGGACTTGGGGTATTGCGCCGCCCAATTTCTTCTGGATGGAGGAAATGGCGCCATGGTGTCCATCGTGAACGGACGCTTTACCCCCCTGCCGTTTACAGACATGGTGGACTCCGCCACAGGCCGCACCCGAGTGCGCATGGTCGATGTCGAATCGGAATCCTATAAAATTGCCCGTGCTTATATGGCCCGCTTAGAACCGGAAGATTTGGCACGCATGGAAACCGTTACACAGTACGCCGAAATTTTACACATGACTCCCGACCAATTCCGTAGTACCTTTGACACGATCGTCAATTCCTCCTAA
- a CDS encoding universal stress protein has protein sequence MRILCAVDESEFSLWALECIGKLFRHSVSELVLLHAVDPRILRGGGVKRPRKHESGTKDISQKLEAAGQKVLTGCAHRIEVALSQATTKPFAAIKTALVKGHVADSIITYAERSRPDLVVVGSRGMNDLPGYLLGSISRTILTHGPSSVLTVKSPLDVPVSVLLALDGSKPSKFAANKVKEWLSPEEVTLHLVSVVPDILTDASKKLFPKSRLKAMVAPLRQHAQECLEQYRELFLKEGFQVVGERLQGNPREKIVESVPACHAQLVVMGSKGLTGVERFTMGSVSEWVSAYAPSSVLVVRH, from the coding sequence ATGAGAATCCTGTGTGCGGTTGATGAATCGGAGTTTTCACTCTGGGCCCTGGAGTGCATAGGCAAGCTGTTTCGCCATTCGGTAAGCGAGTTGGTGCTGTTGCATGCGGTTGATCCACGGATCTTAAGAGGGGGTGGGGTGAAGCGACCCAGAAAGCATGAGTCAGGAACCAAAGATATTTCTCAAAAACTGGAGGCAGCGGGTCAGAAGGTCTTGACGGGTTGTGCGCACCGAATCGAAGTGGCCTTAAGCCAGGCCACGACCAAACCCTTCGCGGCGATTAAGACGGCCTTGGTGAAAGGGCATGTGGCTGATTCAATTATTACCTATGCCGAGCGGAGTCGGCCTGACTTGGTGGTTGTGGGATCACGCGGAATGAACGATCTCCCGGGATATCTGCTTGGAAGTATTTCGAGGACGATTCTGACCCATGGGCCCAGCTCCGTCCTGACGGTCAAAAGTCCACTCGATGTACCGGTCTCGGTCTTACTCGCCCTGGACGGGTCCAAGCCATCCAAGTTTGCGGCAAACAAGGTGAAAGAATGGTTGTCTCCTGAAGAGGTGACCCTTCACCTGGTGTCGGTTGTGCCCGATATCCTGACGGATGCGTCTAAGAAGCTATTTCCGAAATCACGGTTGAAGGCCATGGTGGCTCCTCTTCGGCAGCATGCTCAGGAATGCCTTGAGCAATATCGAGAATTGTTTCTTAAGGAAGGGTTTCAGGTGGTGGGAGAACGTCTTCAGGGGAACCCACGGGAGAAAATCGTCGAGTCGGTTCCAGCCTGTCATGCCCAATTGGTGGTCATGGGTTCCAAAGGGCTGACGGGTGTGGAACGATTTACCATGGGAAGTGTCTCGGAATGGGTGAGCGCGTATGCGCCTTCTTCCGTGCTGGTCGTCCGGCATTAA
- a CDS encoding acyloxyacyl hydrolase: MRALLVLVCFLGCSGTGWAKDIELVALGVRGGMNFKEAGLQPGEKEDFEQFDVFGIMGLPWRWEGMSGWEVRSQVWGTAGALRGAGDLGFISTLTPGLALKIPSWWLVIDGGVGGALISKWKFGRQDIGGPFQFIAHVGVGIQLPGHMVVGWRFHHMSDATIYGKSRGVDLHMLELSYAF, encoded by the coding sequence ATGAGGGCGTTATTAGTGCTGGTTTGCTTCTTGGGTTGTTCGGGAACCGGATGGGCGAAAGACATTGAATTGGTCGCCCTTGGGGTGAGAGGTGGCATGAACTTCAAAGAGGCCGGCCTACAGCCTGGCGAAAAGGAAGATTTTGAACAATTTGACGTCTTTGGCATCATGGGACTTCCCTGGAGGTGGGAAGGTATGTCCGGGTGGGAGGTGCGTTCACAAGTCTGGGGTACTGCTGGTGCGTTGAGGGGAGCCGGGGATCTCGGTTTTATCTCAACGCTCACCCCTGGTCTGGCTTTAAAAATTCCAAGTTGGTGGTTGGTTATTGATGGCGGAGTCGGAGGAGCGCTCATCAGCAAGTGGAAGTTTGGCCGTCAAGATATTGGTGGTCCGTTTCAATTCATTGCACACGTTGGTGTGGGTATTCAGCTTCCAGGGCACATGGTTGTGGGCTGGCGATTCCATCACATGTCTGATGCGACAATTTATGGAAAGAGTCGTGGTGTAGACTTGCACATGCTTGAACTGAGTTACGCTTTCTGA
- a CDS encoding cation:proton antiporter: protein MDDIPQILVTLGAIFLLGLFTDLLGRRTFLPRVTLLLLAGFVIGPAGFNVLPDFREDWFPVVTNIALSMVGFLIGHHLTLRSLKKREKPVLWISIGEVVGAAAAMFLGLLLMGFPPEIALLLAGIAPASDPVATIDVIREVKGQGEFSQTLESVVGIDDAWGLIVFSFLLAMAQALYGKGEGWDIVLLGIWEIGGALLLGLLLSIPMAYLTGRLQPGEPTQVEALGIVFLCGGMAVWLHVSFIVAGMMLGATVSNLATHHRRPFTAIEGIEWPFMVLFFILAGASLELESLRAASVLGLAYILLRLLGLVGGAWVGGIISEVPHVWRR, encoded by the coding sequence ATGGACGACATCCCCCAAATACTGGTTACACTTGGCGCCATATTCCTATTGGGACTATTCACGGACCTGTTGGGACGCCGGACTTTTTTACCACGAGTCACACTCTTGCTCCTGGCCGGATTTGTCATTGGTCCCGCGGGGTTCAATGTGTTGCCGGACTTCAGGGAGGATTGGTTTCCGGTTGTCACCAATATCGCCTTGTCCATGGTGGGATTTTTGATCGGCCACCATTTGACGCTTCGATCTCTTAAAAAAAGGGAGAAACCGGTTCTCTGGATTTCTATTGGAGAAGTGGTCGGAGCAGCGGCAGCCATGTTCCTTGGTCTTCTCCTGATGGGGTTTCCTCCGGAAATCGCTCTTCTTCTTGCAGGCATTGCTCCTGCGAGCGACCCTGTGGCCACCATCGATGTGATCCGGGAGGTAAAAGGCCAGGGAGAATTTTCTCAAACACTGGAAAGTGTTGTGGGCATCGACGATGCCTGGGGGCTCATCGTATTCAGTTTTTTATTGGCCATGGCTCAGGCGCTATACGGAAAGGGAGAGGGATGGGACATTGTTCTCCTCGGCATTTGGGAAATTGGTGGAGCCTTACTGCTGGGACTCCTTTTGAGTATCCCTATGGCCTATTTAACGGGGCGACTTCAACCAGGAGAACCCACTCAAGTCGAAGCCTTGGGCATCGTCTTCTTATGCGGGGGAATGGCCGTATGGCTGCATGTGTCATTTATAGTAGCGGGAATGATGCTGGGGGCAACGGTGTCAAATTTGGCGACTCATCACCGACGCCCTTTTACGGCTATCGAAGGAATCGAGTGGCCCTTCATGGTCCTGTTTTTTATTTTGGCGGGAGCCTCACTGGAATTGGAATCCTTGCGAGCAGCCAGTGTGCTGGGTCTCGCCTATATTCTCTTGCGCCTGCTCGGGCTCGTGGGGGGAGCATGGGTAGGCGGTATCATCAGTGAGGTCCCACATGTCTGGAGAAGATGA
- a CDS encoding F0F1 ATP synthase subunit beta, which translates to MEHTTIPSNLGAVVSVRGSVVDIRFDDHLPPIYSLLRTGQEGRIAIEVLAQLDAHRVRGIALTPTQGLARGMVVEDTGGPLMAPVGKGILSRMFDVFGNSIDREPTPTEIQYRTVHRAPPDLSRRSTKSEIFETGIKIIDVLLPLERGGKAGLFGGAGVGKTVLLTEMIHNMIGHHQGVSIFCGIGERCREGEELYREMKEAGVLSNMVMVFGQMNEPPGSRFRIGHAALTMAEYFRDDEHRDVLLLIDNIFRFIQAGSEVSGLMGQMPSRLGYQPTMGTELSRLEERIANTDSGAITSIQAVYVPADDFTDPAAVHTFSHLSASIVLSRKRASEGLYPAIDPLQSNSKMATPGTIDERHYRIAQDVRRTLAQYAELKDIIAMLGLEQLSLADRKVVARARRLERFLTQPFFTTEQFSGLKGQLVSRKDALDGCERILRDEFKDCPEHALYMIGRIEDAQKQATSGKPPLQEGPQATHKPAGDPTLNAKHER; encoded by the coding sequence ATGGAGCATACCACCATCCCTTCAAATCTTGGCGCGGTCGTCTCCGTGCGCGGCAGCGTGGTGGATATCCGGTTCGATGACCATTTACCGCCTATCTACTCATTATTGCGCACAGGACAGGAGGGTCGAATCGCCATCGAGGTGTTAGCCCAACTCGATGCACATCGCGTGCGCGGCATTGCGCTGACGCCCACACAAGGCCTCGCGCGCGGCATGGTCGTTGAAGACACCGGCGGACCGCTGATGGCGCCTGTCGGGAAAGGCATTCTCTCCCGCATGTTCGACGTATTTGGAAATTCCATCGACCGGGAGCCGACACCAACAGAGATTCAATATCGTACCGTCCATCGAGCCCCGCCGGACTTATCCCGGCGCTCCACCAAATCCGAGATCTTCGAGACGGGCATCAAGATCATTGATGTGCTGTTACCGCTGGAGCGCGGAGGCAAGGCCGGTCTGTTTGGTGGAGCAGGCGTGGGCAAGACCGTCTTGCTCACCGAAATGATTCACAATATGATCGGACATCATCAGGGAGTCAGCATTTTTTGCGGGATCGGCGAACGCTGCCGTGAAGGAGAAGAACTCTACCGGGAAATGAAGGAAGCCGGTGTGCTGTCGAATATGGTGATGGTCTTCGGTCAGATGAACGAACCACCGGGCAGCCGGTTCCGTATAGGCCACGCGGCACTGACCATGGCGGAGTATTTCCGTGACGACGAGCATCGGGACGTCCTGCTGCTGATCGATAACATTTTTCGGTTCATCCAGGCGGGCTCGGAGGTTTCAGGGCTGATGGGACAGATGCCATCACGTCTGGGCTATCAACCCACGATGGGAACCGAATTGTCCCGGTTAGAGGAACGCATCGCCAACACCGACTCCGGAGCCATTACCTCGATTCAAGCCGTGTATGTGCCTGCAGACGATTTCACCGACCCAGCGGCCGTGCACACCTTCTCGCATCTTTCCGCATCCATTGTGCTTTCACGCAAACGGGCCAGTGAAGGGCTTTACCCGGCCATTGATCCTTTGCAGTCAAATTCAAAAATGGCCACGCCGGGCACGATTGATGAACGGCATTACCGCATTGCGCAGGACGTCAGGCGGACACTCGCGCAATATGCGGAACTCAAGGACATCATCGCGATGCTCGGCTTGGAACAACTGTCCCTGGCGGACCGGAAAGTCGTCGCTCGCGCCAGACGTCTTGAGCGGTTTCTCACCCAGCCGTTTTTCACGACGGAACAGTTCTCGGGCCTCAAAGGACAGCTCGTCAGCCGCAAGGACGCCCTGGACGGTTGTGAACGCATCCTTCGGGACGAGTTTAAGGATTGCCCGGAACATGCCCTTTACATGATTGGCAGAATTGAAGATGCCCAGAAACAGGCGACATCGGGCAAACCTCCTCTTCAGGAGGGACCGCAGGCCACACACAAACCCGCGGGCGACCCGACACTTAATGCGAAACACGAACGGTAA
- a CDS encoding F0F1 ATP synthase subunit epsilon — MQPRLMTLKILLPFRIFSEQNAVTRIVAETRQGAFGILPQRLDCVAALEPGILIYETNGDEEQYVALDEGVLVKNGLEVLVSVRNAIAGTDLHQLRKAVEREFLTLNEEEQSLRFVMTKLESSFVRRFADFRHD, encoded by the coding sequence ATGCAGCCGAGGCTCATGACTCTGAAAATTCTTCTGCCGTTCAGGATTTTTTCCGAACAGAACGCAGTAACACGGATCGTTGCAGAGACCCGTCAGGGCGCGTTTGGTATTTTGCCTCAACGGCTGGACTGCGTAGCGGCGCTTGAGCCGGGAATTCTGATTTACGAAACCAATGGGGATGAAGAGCAATATGTGGCCCTCGACGAAGGAGTGCTGGTTAAAAATGGCCTGGAGGTGTTGGTCTCCGTCAGGAACGCCATTGCCGGAACCGACCTCCACCAATTGCGGAAAGCAGTGGAACGTGAATTTCTGACCCTGAACGAAGAGGAGCAGAGCCTCCGTTTCGTGATGACCAAGTTGGAAAGTAGCTTTGTGCGCCGCTTCGCGGATTTTCGCCATGACTGA